The proteins below are encoded in one region of Streptomyces marianii:
- a CDS encoding TniB family NTP-binding protein, giving the protein MDRIHQQITKKLKLNKDAPAGARPGIVIDGPPTVGKSTLVKTFAADFETGLRRKHPERFVRAGDDYVPVVYISVPAGATPKMLSAAIAQYMNLELPRGATSTDITGLVLEALRRCGTQLVIIDDIHFLDVSVKDGRLANDHLKHLANFCAATFVYTGVEVLSSGLFLEGGHKERATQTAGRFTHFELRRFGIDSLAAAREWATVVTSMEEALALFKHKPGTLDWEYLHDRTGGSINSLSILIREAALDAVATGSERITKKIMNEIVLPRASEESYRNKRRRRRNPLTDQARQKPVDAGAASEPRRARSPWPVPGPGETSAIARRASPRVGRA; this is encoded by the coding sequence ATGGACCGCATCCACCAGCAGATCACCAAGAAACTCAAGCTCAACAAGGACGCCCCGGCCGGAGCCCGCCCCGGCATCGTCATCGACGGCCCGCCCACCGTCGGAAAATCCACCCTCGTCAAGACCTTCGCAGCCGACTTCGAGACCGGGCTGCGCCGAAAGCACCCTGAACGCTTCGTCCGGGCCGGCGACGACTACGTCCCCGTCGTCTACATCAGCGTCCCGGCCGGAGCCACCCCCAAAATGCTCTCCGCTGCCATCGCCCAGTACATGAACCTCGAACTGCCCCGCGGCGCAACCAGCACCGACATCACCGGACTGGTCCTCGAGGCACTGCGCAGGTGCGGCACGCAGCTCGTCATCATCGACGACATCCACTTCCTCGACGTCTCCGTCAAGGACGGCCGCCTGGCCAACGACCACCTGAAGCACCTCGCCAACTTCTGCGCAGCCACTTTCGTCTACACCGGCGTCGAAGTCCTCAGCTCCGGCCTCTTCCTCGAAGGTGGACACAAGGAACGCGCCACGCAGACCGCCGGCCGCTTCACCCACTTCGAACTGCGCCGATTCGGCATCGACAGCCTCGCTGCCGCCCGCGAATGGGCCACCGTCGTCACGTCCATGGAGGAGGCGCTCGCCCTGTTCAAACACAAGCCCGGCACACTCGACTGGGAATACCTCCACGACCGCACGGGCGGCAGCATCAACAGCCTCTCGATCCTCATCAGGGAGGCCGCCCTCGACGCGGTGGCCACCGGCAGCGAACGCATCACCAAGAAGATCATGAACGAGATCGTGCTGCCCCGCGCGAGCGAAGAGTCCTACCGCAACAAGCGAAGACGCCGCCGCAACCCGCTCACCGACCAGGCGAGACAGAAGCCAGTTGACGCCGGAGCCGCTTCAGAACCGCGACGAGCGCGAAGCCCCTGGCCGGTTCCAGGCCCTGGCGAAACAAGCGCCATAGCAAGGAGGGCGAGTCCTCGCGTGGGGCGGGCATAA
- a CDS encoding helix-turn-helix domain-containing protein: protein MPTTSDLTAERRVAFGRRLREVRERAGLTQTAAAKAAGLDRSFYAEVESARHSVSVDRLYAIADALGVSVHELLPDNLGRPVDE, encoded by the coding sequence GTGCCGACCACCAGCGACCTCACCGCCGAGCGCCGCGTCGCCTTCGGCCGCCGCTTGCGCGAGGTACGGGAGCGTGCGGGGCTGACGCAGACGGCCGCCGCCAAGGCGGCCGGACTGGACCGCTCCTTCTACGCAGAAGTGGAAAGCGCCCGGCACAGCGTCTCCGTGGACCGCCTCTACGCCATCGCGGACGCCCTCGGTGTCTCCGTACACGAACTGCTTCCCGACAACCTCGGCCGACCGGTCGACGAGTAG
- the fxlM gene encoding methyltransferase, FxLD system has translation MGYTHREEWQQHYADGKNFRQVGDAERAVFAEHTPVPEGGGRTLDVGCGTGELAAYLASLGYAVDAVDFAGSAIARAREEHPEAEGVRWLQLDIENDDPAELHQEGYDLISLRLMYPFLRDRSRVLHALGERLRPGGALVVITPVVEHTPAERRDIALDEDEIGLLTADWKQVVRLEADELTVLVLRGSCHRDTTAVERRQPPTGHAVTGALAVVTDEAGRVLLGRSRRGMWELPGGKTSGPEDFAAAAVRELGEETGLTASASDAYVVTMLADDSHGVPRLTAVVRITAWSGTLTNHEPKLFDRWEWHDLPALSCVGDIFTPAVQAVAAIWPGIIRDLPPVHAYPLAVDQPPVPGEPAEAARLRHEMAQTVINGGWAPSEQVQEALRTVPRHRFAPEANLATAYDGGDRAVITRRDETGAAISSVSAAWLQADMIESLHLQPGAIVFEAGSGGYNAELIAHVAGTEGRVVTVDIDPWVVRRTRRFTTEAGSGRVTVVEADAALGAPAHLVPRGGFDGSLITYNCWDIAPAWWEQLAEGGRLVLPLEIGGYTRAITLERRGHVLHARHFTYCGFVRDQGQHARTVPVADLLDGELTLRFENGIAAPTAGLEEALLGPRHELGTGVTMGAGAYFGSLQLYAATTLPTFCRLAAHQDTETGVTGIAKDRDTPAIVGDASLAYLINVPTRYGERPEDKEWEWFVHAFGEQGPQLAEQLAATVRAWDRHVRADDNSKHADPILTVHPAGTPDDLLPAGDVLDKEHSRLVFRWPGRNGHLPGPARHTDAIAAATGEAWPSG, from the coding sequence GTGGGATACACCCACCGCGAGGAGTGGCAGCAGCACTACGCCGACGGGAAGAACTTCCGGCAGGTCGGTGACGCCGAGCGGGCTGTGTTCGCCGAGCACACGCCCGTCCCCGAAGGCGGCGGTCGGACGCTCGACGTGGGATGTGGCACCGGCGAACTGGCCGCCTACCTCGCGTCCCTCGGTTACGCCGTGGACGCCGTCGACTTCGCCGGCAGCGCGATCGCCCGGGCCCGCGAGGAACACCCGGAAGCGGAGGGAGTGCGCTGGCTACAGCTGGACATCGAGAACGACGACCCGGCAGAGCTGCACCAGGAGGGATACGACCTGATCAGCCTGCGCCTGATGTATCCCTTCCTGCGCGACCGCAGCCGCGTCCTGCACGCCCTCGGCGAGCGGCTGCGGCCCGGCGGCGCACTCGTGGTCATCACCCCGGTGGTCGAGCACACCCCCGCGGAGCGGCGGGACATCGCCCTCGACGAGGACGAGATCGGCCTGCTCACCGCCGACTGGAAGCAGGTCGTACGGTTGGAAGCGGACGAGCTCACCGTCCTCGTTCTGCGCGGCTCCTGCCACAGGGACACCACGGCGGTCGAGAGGCGGCAACCACCCACTGGTCACGCCGTGACCGGAGCCCTCGCGGTCGTCACCGACGAGGCTGGGCGGGTCCTACTCGGCCGCTCGCGTCGGGGCATGTGGGAGCTGCCCGGCGGCAAGACCTCCGGACCGGAGGACTTCGCCGCGGCGGCGGTCCGCGAACTCGGTGAGGAGACTGGCCTAACCGCTTCGGCCTCGGACGCGTATGTGGTGACGATGCTCGCCGACGACAGCCACGGCGTGCCCCGGCTCACGGCCGTTGTCCGGATCACCGCCTGGTCGGGGACCCTCACCAACCACGAGCCGAAGTTGTTCGACCGGTGGGAGTGGCATGACCTGCCCGCCCTGTCTTGCGTCGGCGACATCTTCACCCCTGCCGTACAGGCAGTGGCCGCCATCTGGCCCGGGATCATCCGCGACCTGCCGCCCGTCCACGCCTACCCCCTCGCCGTCGACCAGCCGCCCGTGCCCGGGGAGCCAGCCGAAGCCGCCCGGCTCCGCCACGAGATGGCCCAGACGGTCATCAACGGCGGCTGGGCCCCCTCCGAACAGGTCCAAGAGGCGCTGCGGACCGTGCCCCGCCACCGCTTCGCCCCGGAAGCGAACCTCGCGACCGCGTACGACGGCGGCGACCGGGCCGTGATCACCCGGCGGGACGAGACCGGAGCGGCGATCAGCTCGGTGTCCGCAGCCTGGCTCCAGGCCGACATGATCGAAAGCCTGCACCTTCAGCCGGGCGCGATCGTCTTCGAGGCCGGGTCCGGCGGTTACAACGCCGAACTGATCGCCCACGTAGCCGGAACCGAGGGGCGCGTGGTCACCGTCGACATCGACCCGTGGGTCGTGCGCCGCACCCGCCGGTTCACCACGGAGGCCGGCAGCGGACGCGTCACCGTCGTCGAGGCCGACGCGGCCCTCGGGGCACCCGCACACCTCGTGCCGCGCGGCGGCTTCGACGGCAGCCTGATCACCTACAACTGCTGGGACATCGCCCCGGCCTGGTGGGAGCAACTGGCGGAGGGCGGACGCCTGGTTCTGCCGCTGGAGATCGGCGGCTACACCCGGGCGATCACGCTCGAGCGGCGCGGCCACGTGCTGCACGCCCGCCACTTCACGTACTGCGGCTTCGTCCGTGACCAAGGGCAGCACGCCCGCACCGTCCCGGTCGCCGACCTCCTCGACGGTGAGCTGACGCTCCGCTTCGAGAACGGCATCGCCGCCCCGACAGCCGGTTTGGAGGAGGCGTTGCTCGGGCCTCGGCACGAGCTCGGCACCGGCGTGACCATGGGGGCGGGCGCCTATTTCGGCTCCCTGCAGCTGTATGCGGCCACCACCCTGCCCACGTTCTGCCGACTGGCCGCGCACCAGGACACGGAAACAGGCGTCACCGGCATCGCGAAGGACCGTGACACGCCGGCGATCGTCGGCGACGCCTCGCTTGCCTACCTGATCAACGTCCCGACCCGGTATGGCGAGCGCCCCGAGGACAAGGAGTGGGAGTGGTTCGTCCATGCCTTCGGGGAGCAGGGCCCGCAGCTCGCCGAGCAGTTGGCGGCCACAGTGCGGGCATGGGACCGCCACGTGCGCGCCGACGACAACAGCAAGCACGCTGATCCGATCCTGACGGTCCACCCCGCCGGCACGCCCGACGACCTGCTGCCCGCCGGGGACGTCCTGGACAAGGAGCACAGCCGCCTGGTGTTCCGGTGGCCGGGCCGCAACGGGCACCTTCCGGGCCCCGCCCGGCACACCGACGCGATCGCCGCGGCCACGGGAGAAGCATGGCCATCTGGCTGA
- a CDS encoding NUDIX hydrolase — protein sequence MHTDSTTATSTAVILTNSRGQYLLHLRDANKPICDPGTWSLIGGGPEGQETPDEAIVRELREEADLVIPHLTFFTTVEASGPHVTEGRIQVYEGRWDGDADRLPVTEGIMFRWFDVDTMVHLSMCPWAYEAILAHRAKNPLSEIAPVPEQRPGASQGGAGAVRNVIGAHLYLERDGHTLLGLRHPDIAYAAEQWHALAGHVERESVRSCLVREAVEEAGLVIRPEDLDLVHTVHLLDHADAEPRIQLFFRASAWCGEPEVREPDRCVRWEWWPLDHLPEPMVPYTRTAIDGIRSGRSYSEMGWA from the coding sequence ATGCACACTGATTCCACAACAGCCACCAGCACCGCCGTCATCCTCACCAACAGCCGCGGGCAGTACCTGCTGCACCTGCGCGATGCGAACAAGCCGATCTGCGATCCGGGCACGTGGTCGCTGATCGGAGGAGGCCCCGAAGGACAGGAGACGCCCGACGAGGCGATCGTCCGCGAGCTCCGCGAGGAGGCCGACCTCGTCATCCCCCACCTGACGTTCTTCACCACGGTGGAAGCTTCGGGCCCCCACGTCACCGAGGGCCGGATCCAGGTCTACGAGGGCCGGTGGGACGGGGACGCCGACCGGCTGCCGGTCACCGAAGGCATCATGTTCCGCTGGTTCGACGTGGACACCATGGTCCACCTCTCTATGTGTCCCTGGGCGTACGAGGCGATCCTCGCCCACCGTGCGAAGAACCCCCTCAGCGAGATCGCGCCGGTACCCGAGCAGCGGCCCGGGGCATCACAGGGCGGTGCGGGGGCCGTGAGGAACGTGATCGGTGCCCACCTCTACCTGGAGCGCGACGGGCACACCCTGCTCGGACTACGCCATCCCGACATCGCGTACGCCGCCGAACAGTGGCACGCGCTCGCCGGACACGTCGAGCGGGAATCGGTGCGGTCCTGCCTGGTCAGGGAGGCGGTCGAGGAGGCCGGTCTCGTCATCAGGCCGGAGGACCTGGACCTGGTGCACACGGTCCACCTTCTCGACCACGCCGATGCGGAGCCGCGCATCCAGCTCTTCTTCAGGGCGTCGGCGTGGTGCGGAGAGCCGGAGGTGCGGGAACCGGACCGGTGCGTCCGCTGGGAATGGTGGCCGCTCGACCACCTGCCAGAGCCGATGGTGCCCTACACCCGTACCGCCATCGACGGCATCCGCTCCGGCCGCTCCTACTCAGAGATGGGATGGGCGTGA
- a CDS encoding TniQ family protein, which translates to MLLPEEGESLASWVDRMAADHMVPPGVIGRQLGLQARPYLRSKFHPVFYGIVPTPMTLAHIGQATGVGAGRIEAMHLSRYSGTALDLSGIDITNERSVSVIARHGWAMLSASRACPPCLAESGGVWQLAWRLGAVAVCPVHRVRLVEVCPRCGIRLRQGLRRGPRYLSTRDRTDPVLCGNSHAGTRCPQDIRDLRAEPVTAELAAWQSRILHVAEGGAAHIGGEAVGGWEWFTALSSLAAVIRFAAPVCPAVEALPVPESARRELATATVNRSAGGFASRIRTMPPTVDLTLAVLAAVAPVLSAADTDALRSALDPWVKAAVARRREDGHNPLRGVPLPGPLAGAYEQASGPMSRVAGVTRTTAPRIALPFHRIPQLLDAEDYASLIAPHLTGAARASGRRLASMAVARLAGADTWAAAARALEMPAGRAARVSNVMVSYIGDADAFWQAVAEAARRLESREPVDYARRRRILAGLDEIPHEVLFAVCRPHNLLVTTRLRRITAIWLWTHLTGGHAREAPAYRADERASRASVAESWRVFRVNAPSFLTDALIAYGNDLLAQHSHPGDDL; encoded by the coding sequence GTGCTGCTGCCGGAAGAGGGCGAGTCGCTGGCTTCGTGGGTGGACCGGATGGCCGCTGACCACATGGTTCCGCCAGGTGTGATCGGCCGGCAGCTTGGCCTGCAGGCTCGGCCCTATCTGAGGTCCAAGTTCCACCCGGTCTTCTACGGCATCGTTCCCACCCCGATGACGCTGGCCCACATCGGGCAGGCGACCGGTGTCGGAGCCGGCCGGATCGAGGCCATGCATTTGTCCCGGTACTCCGGGACGGCCCTGGACCTGAGCGGCATTGACATAACGAACGAGCGGTCAGTGAGTGTCATCGCTCGTCACGGGTGGGCCATGCTCTCCGCCTCCCGTGCCTGCCCGCCGTGCCTGGCGGAAAGCGGCGGGGTGTGGCAACTGGCCTGGCGGCTGGGCGCGGTCGCTGTCTGCCCGGTCCACCGGGTGCGTCTGGTGGAAGTCTGCCCGCGGTGCGGCATTCGGCTGCGCCAGGGGCTGAGGCGCGGGCCCCGTTACCTGTCCACACGTGACCGGACCGACCCCGTCCTGTGCGGCAACTCCCACGCGGGCACCCGCTGTCCGCAGGACATTCGCGATCTTCGGGCGGAGCCCGTCACGGCGGAGCTTGCCGCCTGGCAGAGCCGCATCCTTCACGTCGCGGAAGGAGGCGCCGCTCATATCGGCGGTGAGGCGGTCGGGGGATGGGAGTGGTTCACCGCCCTGTCCTCGCTGGCCGCGGTGATCCGTTTCGCCGCGCCGGTGTGTCCGGCCGTGGAGGCGTTGCCCGTGCCGGAGTCCGCTCGCCGGGAGCTGGCGACCGCCACGGTCAATCGTTCGGCGGGCGGCTTCGCTTCGAGGATTCGGACCATGCCCCCGACCGTCGATCTGACCCTGGCAGTACTGGCGGCCGTGGCGCCGGTCTTGTCCGCGGCCGACACCGATGCGCTGAGGTCGGCCCTGGACCCCTGGGTGAAGGCCGCCGTGGCCCGTCGCCGCGAGGACGGCCACAACCCCCTGCGGGGTGTGCCGTTGCCGGGACCGCTGGCCGGGGCGTATGAACAGGCGAGCGGGCCGATGTCCAGGGTCGCGGGAGTGACCCGTACGACCGCGCCTCGCATCGCACTGCCGTTCCACCGGATTCCGCAGCTGCTGGACGCGGAGGACTACGCCAGCCTCATCGCTCCACATCTGACCGGTGCCGCACGGGCAAGCGGCCGCCGTCTGGCCTCCATGGCAGTGGCCCGCCTGGCCGGGGCCGACACCTGGGCGGCCGCGGCCCGCGCACTGGAGATGCCCGCGGGCCGGGCGGCCCGCGTCTCGAACGTGATGGTGAGCTATATCGGCGACGCTGACGCCTTCTGGCAGGCGGTTGCCGAGGCCGCACGGCGGCTGGAGAGCCGTGAGCCGGTCGACTACGCTCGCCGCCGCCGCATCCTGGCGGGGCTGGACGAGATCCCGCACGAGGTGCTGTTCGCCGTCTGCCGACCACACAACCTCCTGGTCACCACCCGGCTCCGTCGCATCACGGCGATCTGGCTGTGGACCCACCTCACTGGCGGCCACGCCCGTGAAGCCCCCGCGTACAGGGCTGATGAGCGTGCCAGCAGGGCCTCCGTGGCCGAAAGCTGGCGCGTCTTCCGTGTCAACGCTCCCTCGTTCCTCACCGACGCCCTGATCGCGTACGGCAACGACCTCCTCGCCCAGCACTCCCATCCAGGAGACGACCTGTGA
- a CDS encoding TnsA-like heteromeric transposase endonuclease subunit produces the protein MSPAPGRTRTLRRLPTQTARPRLTVTSLDPETELPVTRTLDQAAEVAFESCPPIRRIPHYIGQKHTPGWFWSATTGTLLGYESYLESQWLTLYDFDPVITGISTQSLILDGVGVGEVWEHTPDIFCRRSDGTALLVDVKNPRLLDHPDVLLQAERTLAACEELGWDYRLVGAVEAQRFANISWLAGYRRPPHSGAELADRLIALARRPVAIDLLLSFMDEPELAFPVLCHLLWHHRLICDLDAPLRASTTVTAAKDPS, from the coding sequence GTGAGCCCCGCGCCCGGACGCACGCGCACCCTGCGTCGTCTCCCGACGCAGACCGCGCGGCCACGGCTGACCGTCACCAGCCTCGACCCCGAGACCGAGCTGCCGGTCACCCGCACCCTGGACCAGGCGGCAGAGGTCGCGTTCGAGAGCTGCCCGCCGATCCGGCGCATCCCTCACTACATCGGGCAGAAGCACACCCCGGGCTGGTTCTGGTCCGCTACCACCGGCACCCTGCTGGGCTACGAGAGCTACCTGGAGTCGCAGTGGCTCACGCTGTACGACTTCGACCCCGTCATCACCGGGATCTCCACCCAGTCCCTCATTCTCGACGGCGTCGGAGTGGGGGAGGTGTGGGAGCACACCCCGGACATCTTCTGCCGCCGCAGCGACGGCACCGCGCTGCTGGTCGACGTCAAGAACCCGCGCCTCCTCGACCACCCCGACGTCCTCCTGCAAGCCGAGCGCACTCTCGCGGCGTGCGAGGAACTCGGCTGGGACTACCGCCTGGTCGGCGCCGTCGAGGCTCAGCGCTTCGCCAACATCTCCTGGCTCGCGGGCTACCGCCGCCCCCCGCACTCCGGAGCCGAGCTCGCCGACCGGCTGATCGCCCTCGCCCGCCGTCCGGTCGCCATCGACCTCCTGCTCAGCTTCATGGACGAGCCCGAGCTGGCCTTCCCTGTGCTGTGCCATCTGCTCTGGCATCACCGCCTGATCTGCGACCTCGACGCGCCCCTGCGGGCCTCCACCACCGTGACCGCCGCGAAGGATCCTTCATGA
- a CDS encoding MFS transporter codes for MNPSATSRPLTGPREGHASTSLWRHRDFRRYLTGQTASVAGSSISSMAIPVLAVLHLDATPGQVAWLAFCGQLPPALLALHAGALADRHSKRRQMITGDLVSATALATVPVAAALEELTLAQLMVVAVVHGAAGVLHDAAAISLLPTLVDRSLIQRGNSRIGGLFAIAATGGSSLGAALTALLGPARALLGDVGSYLLSAWCTARIQARETTPARTKQRRLRTEITEGLRYVRDDHRLSVLTWVNATTSLALAALNTLWALYLLRVLEMSATAFGVVLGIGALGAAAGALSAPAIAHRFGPGPMMLGALALTPLTQVPLLLASPGLGWEIVIGAALFLQLACAGAAGTTQRSIRQIITEDCMQARMQAVSTWLTSGARPLGALLAGGLGTWAGVRPALIAGGCLLVVPLVVLARSPLRALRQMPSTPRTPEGTGHTAGQPPAAARPTVPAPGPAPAEEGAGRDGRRHAVTYLNTGGAEVRPTAPALPEPRPAPPSPAATDAQVVAARTEMVARLEEAGDLQTGAVRDALLALPRETLMPQAYVRRSAPDEPPRWELLDWSRPDDREELLGLLHSGDSVSIQHEGEPILNRAPGVRSGGAMTAMSSTMGMTADLLQRLDLRRGQRVLDVGTGAGVTAAVASFICGHNGVVTLDIDQHVSEAARARLMALGYQPAVVTGDGLSGWPELGPYDRIFVSFAVPRIPPALVAQLAPGGRALMTLGTSSPSWPGLAVITRTPTGAVEAKLVAVEFGHRRGAGFERLFLSAAFRKQIAASEGGRTRPSRLEPPADTDRGMWLALDHLHPGLVRDRSAEDLTIGAPRCGSWMRARPVGHRRWEVTTFGPRDIWAEIHYVADRWLAAGSPHTYRLEIDADGAQRVTSRCRALCWTLTDASHTDTGATGEPDPHSEKGDSHAH; via the coding sequence GTGAACCCCTCCGCCACCAGTCGACCGCTCACCGGGCCCCGTGAAGGACACGCGTCCACGTCGTTGTGGCGGCACCGCGACTTCCGTCGCTACCTGACCGGCCAGACCGCCAGCGTGGCGGGAAGCTCGATCAGCTCGATGGCGATCCCGGTGCTCGCCGTACTCCACCTGGACGCCACCCCCGGCCAGGTGGCCTGGCTGGCGTTCTGCGGGCAGCTGCCGCCCGCCCTGCTCGCTCTGCACGCCGGTGCGCTCGCCGACCGGCACTCCAAGCGACGGCAGATGATCACCGGTGACCTCGTCAGCGCCACGGCACTGGCAACAGTGCCAGTGGCTGCGGCCCTGGAGGAGCTGACCCTGGCGCAGCTCATGGTTGTCGCCGTGGTTCACGGGGCCGCGGGCGTGCTGCACGACGCGGCGGCGATCAGCCTGCTGCCGACGCTGGTCGATCGGTCCCTGATCCAGCGGGGCAACAGCCGCATCGGGGGCCTGTTCGCGATCGCGGCGACCGGTGGCAGCAGCCTCGGCGCCGCGCTCACAGCGCTGCTCGGCCCGGCCCGCGCCCTCCTCGGAGACGTCGGCTCCTACCTCCTCAGTGCCTGGTGCACCGCCCGCATCCAGGCCCGCGAGACGACCCCGGCGCGGACCAAGCAGCGCCGGCTGCGGACGGAGATCACCGAGGGCCTGCGATACGTGCGCGACGACCACCGGCTGAGCGTGCTCACCTGGGTCAACGCCACCACGTCGCTGGCCCTAGCCGCGCTCAACACGCTGTGGGCGCTGTACCTCCTGCGAGTCCTGGAGATGAGCGCGACCGCCTTCGGCGTGGTCCTGGGGATCGGCGCCCTGGGCGCGGCGGCCGGGGCTCTGTCCGCCCCGGCCATCGCGCACCGGTTCGGACCCGGTCCGATGATGCTCGGCGCGCTCGCGCTCACGCCGCTCACCCAGGTCCCGCTGCTGCTGGCCTCGCCAGGGCTCGGCTGGGAGATCGTAATCGGCGCAGCGTTGTTCCTTCAGCTGGCCTGCGCGGGTGCGGCGGGCACCACCCAGCGGTCGATCCGGCAGATCATCACCGAGGACTGCATGCAGGCCCGGATGCAGGCTGTGAGCACCTGGCTGACCTCGGGCGCCCGGCCGTTGGGAGCGCTGCTAGCCGGCGGACTCGGCACCTGGGCCGGAGTACGCCCCGCGCTGATCGCCGGTGGGTGCCTGCTCGTCGTACCGCTTGTGGTCCTGGCCCGCTCGCCGCTGCGCGCCCTGCGACAGATGCCCTCCACTCCGCGCACACCGGAGGGCACGGGCCACACTGCGGGGCAGCCGCCTGCCGCTGCCAGGCCGACCGTGCCTGCGCCGGGGCCTGCGCCCGCCGAGGAGGGCGCAGGGCGCGATGGACGGAGGCATGCCGTGACTTACCTGAACACCGGAGGTGCGGAGGTCCGGCCGACCGCCCCCGCGCTCCCCGAACCGCGCCCCGCCCCGCCCTCCCCCGCCGCGACGGATGCGCAGGTCGTGGCCGCACGGACAGAGATGGTCGCCCGCCTGGAGGAGGCCGGTGACCTTCAGACCGGTGCCGTGCGCGATGCGCTGCTCGCCCTGCCGCGCGAGACGTTGATGCCCCAGGCGTACGTGCGGCGCAGCGCCCCCGACGAACCGCCGCGCTGGGAGCTGCTGGACTGGTCCCGCCCCGACGACCGGGAGGAGCTGCTGGGTCTTCTCCACAGCGGGGACAGCGTGTCCATCCAGCACGAGGGCGAGCCAATCCTCAACCGGGCCCCCGGCGTCCGGTCCGGGGGCGCCATGACGGCGATGTCGAGCACGATGGGCATGACCGCCGACCTGTTGCAGCGCCTGGACCTGCGCCGCGGCCAGCGTGTGCTGGACGTCGGCACCGGGGCCGGCGTGACCGCGGCCGTGGCCAGTTTCATCTGCGGCCACAACGGCGTCGTCACGCTCGACATCGACCAGCACGTCAGCGAGGCCGCCCGCGCACGTCTGATGGCCTTGGGGTACCAACCTGCCGTGGTCACCGGGGACGGCCTGAGTGGCTGGCCCGAGTTGGGCCCGTACGACCGGATCTTCGTGTCCTTCGCCGTACCCCGGATTCCGCCGGCCCTGGTTGCCCAACTCGCGCCGGGCGGACGTGCGCTGATGACACTGGGCACCTCCTCGCCGTCCTGGCCGGGCCTGGCAGTGATCACCAGAACCCCGACCGGCGCTGTGGAGGCGAAACTGGTCGCGGTGGAGTTCGGGCATCGCCGCGGCGCGGGCTTCGAGCGGCTGTTCCTGTCCGCCGCCTTCCGCAAACAGATCGCCGCATCCGAAGGCGGCCGGACCCGGCCCAGCCGGCTGGAGCCTCCGGCGGACACCGACCGAGGCATGTGGCTGGCCCTCGACCACCTCCACCCCGGGCTCGTCCGCGACCGCAGCGCGGAAGACCTGACGATCGGCGCACCCCGGTGCGGCTCCTGGATGCGAGCACGCCCCGTCGGCCACCGACGCTGGGAGGTCACCACCTTCGGGCCGCGCGACATCTGGGCAGAGATCCATTACGTCGCCGACCGCTGGCTCGCGGCCGGCTCACCGCACACCTACCGGCTAGAGATCGACGCCGACGGCGCCCAGCGGGTGACCAGCCGCTGCCGCGCCCTGTGCTGGACGCTGACCGACGCCTCTCACACCGATACGGGGGCGACAGGCGAGCCTGACCCGCACTCCGAGAAGGGCGACAGCCATGCACACTGA